From the Thermanaerothrix sp. genome, the window GCGTGCTATTCACGTTAGGCTTGGCTGCCTTGGGCACCGCCCTTTCACACCTTCCGGCGCTGGAAACCGTGGGAGCCATGCTGACCTCCATACTGCTGGCGGTTATCTACCGCAACACCATGGGCTACCCGGAGGGACTTAAAGCGGGGATCCGGTTCTCCGGGCAGAAGATACTGCGCTTCGCCATCGTGCTTTACGGCTTCAAGCTGAACGTCCAGGTCATCATCCACAAGGGGGCAACCCAGCTGCAATACGACGCCCAGAGCATACTTATCGCCATAGGGGGCACCATGCTCATAGCACGTCTCATAGGGGCGGAAAGACGCCTCTCCTTGCTCCTTGGCATAGGCACCGGCGTGTGCGGTGCGGCAGCCATCGCCGCCGCGGCCCCGGCACTGGAGGCCGACGAGGAGGAGACCGCCATAGGGGTAGGGATCGTGGCCCTGGTGGGAACCCTCTTCGCCCTGACCTACGCCTTCCTTCGAAGCCGTCTTCCCCTTTCGCCAGTGGAGTACGGCATCCTCAGCGGCATCAGCCTGCACGAGATAGCCCACGTGGCCGCCGCGGCATCCCCCGCGGGACCTGAAGCCCTGGCGGAAGCCCTTCTTGCAAAACTAGGGCGGGTGTTCCTCATGGTCCCCCTGGTGTTGGCCATATCCCTTCTCAAGCGACGCCCTAAAAGCCCGGAAGCGCCAGGCACCCCACAGCTACCCTGGTTCCTTGGGGGGTTCGTCATGACCAGCCTCATGGGCACCTACCTTCCAATACCCAAGGGGGCCCTATCCGTCATCTCCACCGGAGCATCGTTCCTCCTGGCCTCCGCCATGGTGGGCCTTGGGCTGAACGTGCACCTGGCCAACTTCAAAAGGGCGCTGAAGCCCATGACCGCCATGCTGGCGGCCTCCGTCATCCTCTCCTGGGCATCTTACCTCACCATAAGGCCATAAACCGCCGGCACAAGGCACCGCCCACAGCGGACACGTTAAAAATGATAAAATCATCTCCCGTAAAAACCTTAAATGCCCCGCAGCGATCCGGGGGAAAGGAGCAATTCATGAAGTCACGTTCCGGCTTAACTGGGATTATGGCGGCCCTTTTGGCCCTGCAGCTGAACCTTATGTGCCTTCCAGGAGGGACTGTCTGGGCCCTGGATGAAGGCCAAGCAGGATCTGCCGCCCAAGAGGCCGCCCCGGGGAAGGGATCAGGGCCATCCGAAAGGGTCCAGACCCTAAGGAGCCTCGGATTCGGGGCGGCGGCGGACCTCTTGGAGGCCATGGAGTCCGCGGGGTTGAACCCAGTGGTATCACCAGACCTCTCGCCAAAATCCGCTTCCCAGGATACATCCATATCCACATCCCAGGATACGGCCCCCCAAGGGTCATACGCCTTCGGGGTGGAGATAACCGATGAGATCCACGGGGCCTCCCTCAAGGTGGTTCAGCGGGGCAAATCGGTTAAGGTCACGGGCCCATACTTCCTGCAGTCCGACCGGGGGGACCTGTACCAGGAGATGGCCCTTTGGGCCATAAGGTCCGGCAAGTCGGCGACGCAGCTTCCGGACGGCACGATCCAGGTGGGGCCCTTCGAAACCCCCTCCCAGGCCCTTGAAGAGGCGGAGAAGAACCCCCAGTGGAACGCCTCCTGCGTTGGCACCCAGGAGACCCAGGGGGGAACCTCCCGGCTGTACTACGCGGTCCTACGGATAGACCCCTCCAAGCTTAAGGTGGAGCCGGTCTTCGCGGGATCCTTCGGCATGGGACGATCTACCATGTCCTTCCTCTACTCCAAGTCCCAAGGGGCGGTGGCCATGGTGAACGGCGGCTACTACTACAACGCCTATCCCCTAGGCACGTTGGTCCACAAGGGGATACCCATGGGAAGGCCCATCCCGGGGCGCTCGGCGGTGGGCGTCACCGACGATGGATCCGTGTTCTTCGGCGACGGCACCGCGTACTTCGGCGTAAGTGCAATGGGCACGGTGATGCCCATAACGGACTTCAACATACCGCCTAAGAACGGCAACCTGTCCCTTTTCAACCACCGGATATACCGGCCCATCTCCCTTCCCCCTGGAACGACCCTTCTTGGGATAAGGGAAGGGAAGGCGTGCCCCATTGATGAAGCGGACTTCGTGCTGGCGGGCACCGGCACTGCCGGAGAGCTGTTGTCCCGGATACCCAACGGCGAGGCGGTGGAGCTTATAAGGAACTTCGCCTTCCCCGCCTTCAGCTCCTGCGGGCTGGTGCTTCAAGGGGGGCCCATGATAGTGGAGAACCGGACCTACGTAAGCCGCAAAGAGGGGCTCTCCAGGACCATAACCCATCGCAGGCACCCAAGGACCCTCGTGGGGGTGGACGATAAGGGCCTGGTCTTCATGGTCATAGACGGACGAAACGGCCACAGCGACGGGGTCACCCTGGAGGAGGCCGCCCGGCTGGCCGCAGAGGAGGGGCTGACGGCGGCGCTCAACCTGGACGGCGGCGGGTCCTCCCAGATGATATGGCGGTCCGTGACGATAAATAAGCCATCGGACCGCCGGGAGCGGCCCCTGCCCTACGGGCTTGGGGTCTTCCCCAAGTAGGGCCCCTTTATCTCCACGTCCAGCCTCGGGTAAGCGAAGCCCATGCCCCTCCCCTGGAAGGCATCCTTGAGGAGCATCCGGTAGCGCCTTCCAACCTCCCAGTGCCTCCCGGGAGGGGTCTTTATGAGGGCCCTAAGTATGACGCTGCTGTCCCGAAAGTCCACTATGCCCTGCACCGAAGGGGCCTCCAACACAAGCTCCCCCATCTCGTCCATCAAGGCCCTGCCGCACTCCTCCATCACCGCCATGGCCCCCGCCGCGTCGGACTCGTAGGGGATGCCCACCTCCACCTTGGCCACCGACCAACCCTTGGTCTGGTTCACCACGGTGGTTATCTGGCTGTTTGGGATCACGATGAGCTCCCCATCAAGGTTCCTGAGGTGCGTAACCCTAAGTTTAAAGGTCTCCACCACCCCGCTGAACTGCCCTATGGTCACCACGTCCCCCACGTTGAACTGGTTCTCCAACAGTATCAGCACCCCGCACAGGAAGTCCTTTATCATGCTCTGGGCCGCCAGGGATATGCCCAACCCCGCCACTCCAACCCCCGCCAGCAGGGCCTTCACGTTCACCCCCACCGCATCAAGCACGGAAAGGAACAGTACTATAACCGTCACGGTCCTAAGGGTCGACATGGCCACCCTCTCAAGGGTGTCCAGCCTCTTCTGGTCCCCCTCCGACTGGGCCCTAGCCTTGGCTATCCTTATGCCGTGCCTTATAAACCTCTTAAGGGCCCAGTAAAGCAGGACCCAAAGGAACAGGTCGTCAATTACCCCCAACACGTCCCCCCAGAGCTTGTCCACAATGGCAGCCAGCCTGTCCTTCAAGCCACTATCACCTCCAGGGGCATTTTATCACCCCAAACATCCCCCGCCGGGGCTGAAAACACGAATAAGGGAGGGGATCAAAACCCCCTCCCAGGGACCACAAGTCCTTTGATCTTTAATTTTTAACCCGACCCCGTGACCAAGGGAGCCTCAGGCCCCGGAGGCACCGTCCCCAACAAGGTCCACCTCCACGCCGGGGGCCCTCCGGGCCAGCAGCTCCTTAAGGGCCTCCCGGTCGGAACGCTTGAAGAGCACCTTCCAGCCCGACGCGTCCCGCTCGAAAAAGGCCAGCATCTTGTCCCCCTTGAACGCCAAGGTCACGAACTTAACCTCTTCCCACGGGAGCACCTCCCGTCTTGAGCCCATCCAGGTGCGGGTCTCCTTCACCACGCCCTCTTCGGAGGCGTAGAACCTCTTGTCCGCCCCGGAGGCGTAAAGGCACGCGGCGCCTATTATGAACTTGGCGCTCACCTGGCCGCCGGCGCCGAAGAAGAAGGACCTCATGGCGTCGCCCAAGAGGAACAACCCCACCACGGCGGCGGCCAGCCTCATCCACTTAGGAAGGGCCCCGGCCCCCACGGAGTCTATGCGAACCTGGGACAAACCTACCCCTCCACCAGATCCGCGGGCCTGCTCTTGGCTATGACAGGCTCCCCTTCCTTGCCCCGCCAGGCTATGCCTATGCCGAGGTAGGTTATGGTTATGGCCATTATGGGGTTAAGCCAGTTGAGTATGGCGTAAGGGGCGTACTCCACGGTCTTAACGCCAAGGACGCCGGAGTTATAGGCCCCGCAGGTGTTCCAGGGTATCAAGACCGACGTCAACGTGCCGGAGTCCTCAAGGCTCCTGGAGAGCATCCTGGGATGGAGCCCCTTCCAGTCGAAGGCGTTCTTGAATATACGGCCCGGCATGGCTATGGACAGGTACTGATCCCCAAGGAACAGGTTGGAGATGAAGCTGGCGGTTATGACCGACGCCACCAGTCCGCCTACGGAGCTCACAACCTTGAGGACGTGGTCCAATATGACCTCAAGGAACCCGCACCTCTCCATGATGCCGCCAAAGGACAGGGCGCAGGTTATGAGGGCTATGGTGCTGTACATGGAGGACATGCCGCCCCTTGTAAGGAGGTCGCTAAGCATGCCCCCAACCTCCTTGGCCATCTCGGGGGCGACGCCGGATATGCCCGCCTCCTGAAGGATCTTGGCCACCGCCGCCATGTCGGAGGCCTCCGCCAGCTTGGCGGACAGCTGGGCGGAGTAACCGTCCAGAGTCACGTTCAACACGTCCCCTATGCTGTAGCCGTTGAATATGGCAAGCACCCCTCCGGCCACCACGCCGGCGAAGAGCCCCGGTATGGCGGGGATCTTAAGCACGCACATGGCTATGACCAGGATGGGGGGTATGAGGCCCATGACGCTTATGTTGAACTCACCGGAGAGGATCGCCTGGATGGCCTTTATCTTGGCGGCGTCCAGGTTGCCGCCCGCGTACTTCATGCCAAGGAACACCGAGATCACGCAGACTATGGCGTAGGTGGGAAGGGTGGTCCACATCATGGCCCTTATGTGCTGGAAGAGGTCGGTGCCCGCAACCGCCGGAGCCAGGTTGGTGGTGTCCGACAGGGGAGACATCTTGTCCCCCACGTAGGCGCCGGAGATTATGAAGCCCGCGGTTATGGGAGCCGGTATCCCAAGCCCCGCCCCTATGCCCATGAGGGCTATGCCCACGGTGCCGCTGGTACCCCAAGATGTGCCGGTGGCGAAGGAAACTATGGAGCACATTATGAGGGCGGTCAAAAGGAACGCCGAAGGATTAAGAAGCGACAGGCCGTAATAAATCATGCTGGGCACCACCCCTCCGGGGATCCAGGTGCCCACCAGCATTCCTATTATGTAGAGTATGAGCATGGCCTGCATGCCCACCATGATGCCGTTTACCATTCCTTCCTCGATATCCCGCCAGGGACGGCCGATGACGAAACGCCCCACAAGGGATGCCACCGTGGCGGCAACCACTATGGGTATGTGAACAGAAACCTCCCAATATAGAACCCCCGCCCCTATGAAGGCGGCGCTGAAAAGGAGGACCAGGAGAGCCTCCATCAGGCTGGGCTTTCGGTACTTCCTCTCTTCCGTCATAGCCTCAATCTCCCCCTTCTTGGTATAGAAAAACCACCTACCCGCACATAAGCTCCCTATTCACACCCCCCTTTTAAATTGCACTGTCCCTCTGACAATTATAATCAACCCACCCCACATGTCCAGAACGAATAATCCGAATCATCAATGCAATTGCGGCGGCCCCTTCGGGTTAACCCCAAAGAGGCCGCCTCAGCACTAAGTTACGGAAATACAAATGTTAAAAGTCACGCAGCCGTGGCATCGGTTCAAGGACCTTATCTTAATCTTAAGAGTTCAGCCCCACCTCGTTTGGCAGGGGCACGTACTGCACCGAAGGACGTCCCTGCCCGGACTGGGGGTACAGCCTCATGAGAGCGCATACCTCCTCCGGCATCTCGTCGCTCACCGGGAGCCCCAACTCCCTAGCCTCATCGATGCTTATGGGGTAGTCGTGGGTCCAGCGGCCGTCGGTGAGGGCCTTCGCAAGCTCCAAGGCCTTGCCCTCCTCCATGCCGTTGGAGATCAAAAGGCGCCTCACGAAAGCCTCGGTCTGAACCATGGCCTTCCTGGCCACGTCGGCCATTATCAAGGTCTGGTCGTCCACATCGGACACCGGCTTCTGCTCCACCGCCTTTAGGATAGAAGCCGCGGGCCACTGCCCAAGCTGAGGGTCCACGGGGCCCAAAACCGCGTGCCGGTCCATCACTATCTCATCCGCCGCCAGGGCTATAAGGGTGCCGCCGGACATGGCGTAGTGGGGCACGAAGACCGTGACCTTGGCCCGGTGCTTCCGAAGGGCCTCGGCTATCTGCTCCGCCGCCAGCAACAAACCGCCGGGGGTGTGGACCACCAGGTCTATGGGGGTGTCGTCGGGGGTCATCCTTATGACCCGAAGCACCTCCTCGGAGTCCTCTATGTTGATGAAGTTCCGCTGGAACATCCCCCAGAAACCCATGGTCTCCTGCCTGTGGATGAGGGTTATCACCCGGCTGTTGCGTCGCCTCTCAAGGCTCCTCATGGCCTGAAGCCTCATCTGGTTAAGCCGCCACTGCCTAAGCGTGGGGCCTATCAGGAACAGAAAAAAAAGAATGTAGAACAGGCTTCCTCCCACCCAAAACCCTCCCTTCGTTTCATTCATTGGATCAGGGTCAGCCGGCGACAAAGGCCACCCTCTGATCCTCCAACACCGCCTCCACCACGTCCCCTTCCTTAACCTTGCCCTCCAGCATCATGTCCGCCAGCGGGTCCTCCACCAGCTTCTGTATGGTGCGCCTCAAGGGCCTTGCACCGAACTTGGGGTCAAAGCCCTCCTCCAACACCTTCTGAACCACCTGGTAATGCACCGAAAGCCCTATGCCCTTCTCGGCGCAGCGGGCCACCACCTCGTCCAGCATCATCCGGGCTATGCCCAGCAGCTCCTCCCTCTTCAGGGGCCGGAACACCACCATCTCGTCGACCCGGTTCAGGAACTCGGGCCGGAAGGTGCGCTTCACCGCATCCATTATGGCCCCCCGGGTCCTGTCCCATCCCGCCATGGCCTCGTCATCGCCGCCGGACGAAAAGCCCAGATGCCCCTTGGAGGCGTCGGAAGCCCCCACGTTGCTGGTCATTATAACCACCGTGTTCCTAAAGTCCACCACGTGCCCCTGGCCGTCGGTAAGGCGCCCGTCCTCCAAAAGCTGAAGCAGCAGGTTGAACACGTCCGGATGGGCCTTCTCGATCTCGTCGAAGAGCACCACCGAATAGGGGCGCCGGCGGACCGCCTCGGTGAGCTTGCCCCCCTCCTCGTGGCCCACGTAGCCCGGAGGGGCACCTATGAGCTTTGCCACCTCGTGCCTTTCCATGAACTCGCTCATGTCGAACCGTATCATGGCGTCCTCGCTGCCGAAGAGGAACCACGCAAGACGCCTCGCCAGCTCGGTCTTCCCCACCCCGGTGGGGCCCAGGAAGAGGAAGCTCCCCACCGGACGCCTTGGGTCCTTAAGGCCGCTCCGGGCCCTCCTTATGGCCCGGGCCACGGCGCTCACCGCCTCCTCCTGTCCAACCAGCCGGCGGTGGATCTCCTCCTCCATCTTAAGAAGCCTCTTGGCCTCCTCCTCGGTGAGCTGAACCACCGGCACGCCGGTCCACTCGGAGACTATGACCGCTATGTCCTCCCCGGTCACCACCGGCTCCTCCTGGTTGCGCCTCACCTGCCAGCGGCGCCTTACCTCCTCTATCTCCTCGTAAAGGCGCCGCTCCTCGTCCCTGAGCGCCGCGGCCTTCTCGAACTCCTGGGACATCACCGCGGACTCCTTCTCCTTCCGCACCTCCTCCAGCCGCTTCTCCATCTCCTTCAGCTCCTCCGGAGCCTCCATGGTCTTAAGCCTGGACCTGGCGGCCGCCTCGTCTATGAGGTCTATGGCCTTGTCCGGAAGGTAGCGCTCGGTTATGTAACGCTTGGAAAGCCTGGCGGCGGCGAAAAGGGCCTCGTCGGATATCTTGACCCGGTGGTGGGCCTCGTAACGGTCCCTAAGCCCCTCCAAAATCCTCACCGTGTCCTCCTCGGAGGGCTCGTCCACGTGTATGGGCTGGAAACGCCTCTCCAGGGCGGCGTCCTTCTCTATGTACTTCCTGTACTCCTCCATGGTGGTTGCCCCTATGACCTGGAACTCTCCCCTGGCAAGGCTGGGCTTCAAGATGTTCGCCGCGTCCACCGCCCCCTCGGCCCCACCGGCCCCCACCAGGGTGTGTATCTCATCCACGAAGAGGATCACGTTCTTGCTCTCCTTTATCTCCT encodes:
- a CDS encoding phosphodiester glycosidase family protein, translated to MKSRSGLTGIMAALLALQLNLMCLPGGTVWALDEGQAGSAAQEAAPGKGSGPSERVQTLRSLGFGAAADLLEAMESAGLNPVVSPDLSPKSASQDTSISTSQDTAPQGSYAFGVEITDEIHGASLKVVQRGKSVKVTGPYFLQSDRGDLYQEMALWAIRSGKSATQLPDGTIQVGPFETPSQALEEAEKNPQWNASCVGTQETQGGTSRLYYAVLRIDPSKLKVEPVFAGSFGMGRSTMSFLYSKSQGAVAMVNGGYYYNAYPLGTLVHKGIPMGRPIPGRSAVGVTDDGSVFFGDGTAYFGVSAMGTVMPITDFNIPPKNGNLSLFNHRIYRPISLPPGTTLLGIREGKACPIDEADFVLAGTGTAGELLSRIPNGEAVELIRNFAFPAFSSCGLVLQGGPMIVENRTYVSRKEGLSRTITHRRHPRTLVGVDDKGLVFMVIDGRNGHSDGVTLEEAARLAAEEGLTAALNLDGGGSSQMIWRSVTINKPSDRRERPLPYGLGVFPK
- a CDS encoding ATP-dependent Clp protease proteolytic subunit, with translation MGGSLFYILFFLFLIGPTLRQWRLNQMRLQAMRSLERRRNSRVITLIHRQETMGFWGMFQRNFINIEDSEEVLRVIRMTPDDTPIDLVVHTPGGLLLAAEQIAEALRKHRAKVTVFVPHYAMSGGTLIALAADEIVMDRHAVLGPVDPQLGQWPAASILKAVEQKPVSDVDDQTLIMADVARKAMVQTEAFVRRLLISNGMEEGKALELAKALTDGRWTHDYPISIDEARELGLPVSDEMPEEVCALMRLYPQSGQGRPSVQYVPLPNEVGLNS
- a CDS encoding putative sulfate exporter family transporter, encoding MAKGVLFTLGLAALGTALSHLPALETVGAMLTSILLAVIYRNTMGYPEGLKAGIRFSGQKILRFAIVLYGFKLNVQVIIHKGATQLQYDAQSILIAIGGTMLIARLIGAERRLSLLLGIGTGVCGAAAIAAAAPALEADEEETAIGVGIVALVGTLFALTYAFLRSRLPLSPVEYGILSGISLHEIAHVAAAASPAGPEALAEALLAKLGRVFLMVPLVLAISLLKRRPKSPEAPGTPQLPWFLGGFVMTSLMGTYLPIPKGALSVISTGASFLLASAMVGLGLNVHLANFKRALKPMTAMLAASVILSWASYLTIRP
- the nhaC gene encoding Na+/H+ antiporter NhaC; the encoded protein is MTEERKYRKPSLMEALLVLLFSAAFIGAGVLYWEVSVHIPIVVAATVASLVGRFVIGRPWRDIEEGMVNGIMVGMQAMLILYIIGMLVGTWIPGGVVPSMIYYGLSLLNPSAFLLTALIMCSIVSFATGTSWGTSGTVGIALMGIGAGLGIPAPITAGFIISGAYVGDKMSPLSDTTNLAPAVAGTDLFQHIRAMMWTTLPTYAIVCVISVFLGMKYAGGNLDAAKIKAIQAILSGEFNISVMGLIPPILVIAMCVLKIPAIPGLFAGVVAGGVLAIFNGYSIGDVLNVTLDGYSAQLSAKLAEASDMAAVAKILQEAGISGVAPEMAKEVGGMLSDLLTRGGMSSMYSTIALITCALSFGGIMERCGFLEVILDHVLKVVSSVGGLVASVITASFISNLFLGDQYLSIAMPGRIFKNAFDWKGLHPRMLSRSLEDSGTLTSVLIPWNTCGAYNSGVLGVKTVEYAPYAILNWLNPIMAITITYLGIGIAWRGKEGEPVIAKSRPADLVEG
- a CDS encoding ATP-dependent Clp protease ATP-binding subunit, with product MWQFFTERGKKVVQLAHREALRLGHEVIGTEHILLGLLAEGEGVASQVLRAAGLELDEIREQVERVVGVGEPKDKPVDLPLSPRAKRVLDLAMREARNMGVNYVGTEHILLGLLAEGEGVAFQILNRMGLDPVKVRQDVQAYLSGTSSDLQDSRRGGDDQDRKGAPSKTPTLDQLGVDLSELARSGELDPVIGRAKEIQRLVQVLSRRTKNNPVLIGDPGVGKTAIVEGLAQRIVSGDIPEVLKGKRVVQLNVGNLVAGTKYRGEFEERMRKLVKEIKESKNVILFVDEIHTLVGAGGAEGAVDAANILKPSLARGEFQVIGATTMEEYRKYIEKDAALERRFQPIHVDEPSEEDTVRILEGLRDRYEAHHRVKISDEALFAAARLSKRYITERYLPDKAIDLIDEAAARSRLKTMEAPEELKEMEKRLEEVRKEKESAVMSQEFEKAAALRDEERRLYEEIEEVRRRWQVRRNQEEPVVTGEDIAVIVSEWTGVPVVQLTEEEAKRLLKMEEEIHRRLVGQEEAVSAVARAIRRARSGLKDPRRPVGSFLFLGPTGVGKTELARRLAWFLFGSEDAMIRFDMSEFMERHEVAKLIGAPPGYVGHEEGGKLTEAVRRRPYSVVLFDEIEKAHPDVFNLLLQLLEDGRLTDGQGHVVDFRNTVVIMTSNVGASDASKGHLGFSSGGDDEAMAGWDRTRGAIMDAVKRTFRPEFLNRVDEMVVFRPLKREELLGIARMMLDEVVARCAEKGIGLSVHYQVVQKVLEEGFDPKFGARPLRRTIQKLVEDPLADMMLEGKVKEGDVVEAVLEDQRVAFVAG
- a CDS encoding mechanosensitive ion channel family protein, producing MKDRLAAIVDKLWGDVLGVIDDLFLWVLLYWALKRFIRHGIRIAKARAQSEGDQKRLDTLERVAMSTLRTVTVIVLFLSVLDAVGVNVKALLAGVGVAGLGISLAAQSMIKDFLCGVLILLENQFNVGDVVTIGQFSGVVETFKLRVTHLRNLDGELIVIPNSQITTVVNQTKGWSVAKVEVGIPYESDAAGAMAVMEECGRALMDEMGELVLEAPSVQGIVDFRDSSVILRALIKTPPGRHWEVGRRYRMLLKDAFQGRGMGFAYPRLDVEIKGPYLGKTPSP